AAGCGCTTGACGCGTTAGAATCGTGGCTGGGTGAACAAACCTCGGAAATCCTGCCCGGAGAGATCCGTGAATAAACCGGAAGCCGCGCCGGCCGCAACGCCCGGACGGTTGATTTCGCTCGACGCCCTGCGCGGCTTCGACATGTTCTGGATCGTGGCCGCCGAAGAGATCGTCGAGGGCCTGCACCACCTCTCGCCATCGCGCTTCATCGAGGGCGTGCAGCGGCAATTGACGCATGTCGAATGGGAAGGCTTTGTTTTCTACGATTTGATCTTCCCGCTGTTCGTCTTCATCGCCGGCATTTCGCTCCCGCTGTCGATTTCGCGCCGTCTGGAGCAGGGTGAATCCCGTGCTACCATTGCCGGCCACCTTGCCTGGCGGGCGGCGATCCTGTTTCTACTCGGCATCATCTACAACGGCGGGATGCGTTCCGGCTGGAGTGATATCCGCGTCTTCAGCGTGCTCGGACGGATCGCCATCTCCAGCCTCGGCGCAGGCTTGATCTATTTATATTTCCGCCCGCGGGGACAGATCGCTTGGTTCGTCGCGGCGCTGTTCGGCTATTGGGCGGCGCTCACGTTCATTCCGGTGCCCGACTATGGCGCGGGCGACTACTCGCCGCTCGGCAATCTCACGCGCTATGTCGATCAACAGTTGCTCATCGGTCGGCCGCACTTCAAGGAGTGGGGCTTTGATCCCGAAGGCATCCTGAGCGCTATTCCCGCCGTAGGAACCTGTTTGCTCGGCGTTTTCTGCGGACAAATACTGCAACGCTGCGATTGGTCCAGCAGCCGCAAGGCCGGCTCGATCGCGTTGCTCGGCGTGGCGTGCCTCGCCGCGGGTTATGGCTGGGGGCAATCGTTCCCGATCATCAAGAGCATCTGGACTTCGAGCTTTGTGCTCGCAGCCGGTGGATACAGTTGCCTGCTGCTCGCGGCGTTCTACCTGCTGATCGACGTCTGGGGCTTCCGCGCCTGGGCGTTTCCGTTCGTGGTCATTGGGGCGAATCCACTGGTCATTTACCTGGCGACGAATTTCGTTCCCTTTCAGGACCTGGCCGACCGCCTGGTCGGCGGCGGCGTGGCGGAGGCCCTGGGTTCCAGCGCGATGCTGGTCAACGCCCTCGTGCAATTCGCGCTCGGATTCGCCCTCCTCTACTGGCTCTACCGGCGTAGAATTCACATCCGCATTTGAGTTCCTACGTCCTCCTTGGCAGCGCGATGTTCGGTCGACTGTTCCTGTTGTTCACGCTGGGCCCGCTCATCGAGTTGGCGCTGTTGATCTACGTGTCCGATCTGTTCGGCTGGAAGACCACGTTGGGCGTGGTAATCAGCACCGGACTATTTGGCGCCTGGCTCGTGCGGCGCGAAGGTTGGCGGGCTTGGAACCGTTTTCACGGTGATCTGAACGCGGGCCGCATGCCGGCCGATTCCCTCGTCGACGGCCTGATGGTCTTCACCGGCGGCGTGCTGCTGATCACGCCCGGCGTGCTTTCGGATTTGATCGGCATCTCGCTGGTGTTCCCGCCGACCCGAGCACTGCTGCGCCGCTATGCCCGCACCCGCATTCAATTTCGCGCCACCGGTTTCGGCACCGGCGCAAGTACCAGTCAAGCGGCGTCCGGCCCTCACGATCAGATCATCGACGTTCGCGTCGTGGAACGAGCGAACCCGGAGGGATAGAAAGGCCATGAGCGATGCTGCGCCCATGTGGTACAATAGATTCGTCGCGAAGCGGTCATCGACCAGGAGCTATTAATATGGCAACGTCCACAAACCTCACGGAACTCTATCAGGCCGCGCTCAAGCTGCCGCTCAGCGATCGCGCCGACCTGGCCGCGACGCTTATGGAAAGCGTCAAGGCCGCCGAGACGCACGACCGTAGCGATCCCTGGGCCGAGGAAATTCGCCGGCGCGTTGAAGATCTGGAGTCGGGAAAAGCGGTCTTGCTAACTTGGGAGGAAGTCGAGCGACGGCTCGCCGAGCGATATGCCAAAGCTAAGTCTGAAAGTTAAAGCAGAAGCGTACGATGAAATTGCTGAAGTGTTCGACTGGTACGCGGCGCGCAGTGAAAAAGCGGCCCAAGAGTTCCGTGCAGCACTAAGAGTTGCCCAGGACTCGGCTGTGAATCAGCCCGAGTGGGCCGAAAAATACCTGCACGACACACGGCGGATATCACTTCGTCGATTCCCGCATTCCATCATTTTCCGCCAAAAAGACGACGAAATTGTCATCATCGCCGTAGCGCACGCCAAACGCGACGAGGCGTATTGGGAGAATCGTTGACGCTCGTGTCTATCGCTTCGTCCGCTCCACCACCCAATCGCCGATCAACTCTAACGCCGCCGGCGAGAACGTCTCCGTCAGTTGCGCGTATTCGGACAGCGCGCCGGTCTTGCAGGTCTGAAAGAGATGATTCAGGCCCTTCATTTCTCGCAGCGTTACGTCGTCGTTCTTGGCCGCGGCAAGCGCCTTCTCCAGTTCCGGCAAGTTCTGCTTCGGGTCGACCTGTACGTCTTTTTCTCCGTTGAGCGCCAGCACCGGGCAACGCAGCTTGCTCAGCGCCGTGCGTGGATCGTGCGCAAAGAAGAAACGAAACCACGGGGATTGCACGACTTTGATCTGCTGGTTGAGAAACTCTTGCTGCGTGTCCAGCTTCGCGCGTTCCGCCTCGGGTAACTTGGCGAAAGTTTCCTTCACGAAATCTCGTAGCTTGGCCTCCAGCTTCGCCTCGGTGGCCTGCTCGTCGAGCCCTTCGCGCAGGATGCCGAAAAACAACTCCTGCAGTAACCGATTCTGCGCGATCGCCGCGTCGTCGGCCCCCATCGCCCGGGAGATAAGTTCACTTTGCCGGTAGACGGTCTCTTCGCCGGTGACGCCTGGCGCCGCCAACAGTACGACGAATGCCACATCTGAGTTGCCGGCCGCCACCATCGGCGCGATCAACCCGCCCTCGCTGTGCCCGATCAGCCCGATTCGCCGCGAATCGATCTCCGCGCGGCCTTGCAGGTACTTCAACTCAGCGCGCACATCGTCGGCGAAATCGAGCGTTGTGGCCTTCGCGACTTCTCCGGACGAACCGCCCACGCCACGGTCGTCGACGCGCAACACCGCGATGCCGCGGCGCGCCAGGGCATCCGCCAGAATTAAGAAGGGCTTGTGATTGAAAACCGTCTCGTTGCGATCTTGCTGCCCGGAGCCGGAAATCAAAATCGCGGTGGCAAAGGGACCGTCGCCCGGCGGCAACGTAAGCGTGCCCGCCAGATGGATGCCGTCGCTCGCACCGTCGAAGGCGACTTCTTCTTCACGATATGGAAACGGCGGCTTCGGTTCCTGCGGGCGTTCGACTTTGGTGACTTCCTTAACGCGCTTGAGCACCAGCGGGAACGATTGCCCCGCCTGGCTCCATTCGCCGGTAAGCTGCTGGCCATCCGCATCGAGCTTACCCTTGAAACCTCCACGAATGGCCTGCATCCCACATTCGACTGCGCCGTCCTTCCAGACCACGGTATCGAGCGGCAATCCCAGCGCCCCCTGATCCGGGCTGTCCATCTTGCCGGTCCATATGCCGTCGCCATCGCGTTCGAAGTGAAACGCGAGCCGCAGCTTCGCGGCACCCACGTCGAGCGTTCCCTCCCAAATGCCGACGCCAGCCGTGGCCGATTCGCCGTCCGGTTCGGCGGCCCCGATCGGCGAGGTAATGCCGAGTGCCAGACAGAGGACGGCCAACCGGCCAACAACGGTGGAAGCGTACATGGCTAATTCTTCAGGGAGGGGTTGTGACGATCCTCGGGACAGCTATTCGAGCGCTCGGCGGCGAAATTGTGTGGGCCCTGGAAGGAGAAGTCGCGGCCGCCTGTGATTTCCGCCGTGTGACCTATGCTTTTCCAGGTTCGGCGTGCCGTTCGATTCGGGAGAAAAAGGGTATGAACCAGCCAAAATTCATCAACGACGACGCTTTTCGGGCGTTGCGAGCCGGCGACGTCGACGCGTTTCATCGGATGACCGCCGGCCGGGCCACGATCGATTTCACCGAGGGGGACCTCCGAGCCGCCGACCTGCGCAAAGCCGACCTCAGCAAGGTAATCCTCCGCGGCGCGTATCTCAAGCTCGCCGACCTGCGTGGCTGCGATTTGCGGCACATGGACCTGGAAGGCTGCTCGCTGCATCAGGCCAAGATCGGCGGCACGTACTTCCCGCTCAATGTCGCGGCCGAGGAAATCCGCCTCTCGGTGCAAGAAGGAACGCGGATCCGCGTCGGAACTGCCAGGTAGGGTGTCGGAGCCATCCAGGAACGCGCACCCTGTTGCCGGCAGGCGTGTCGCGTATTCTGATGGCACGCACGCCCCCCGGGAATCCGCCCTTGAAGACGCACGACCCTGATGCCCAGCTCGCGTTCGCGCATCGCGTGGTGCGCGAGCTGCGCGATTTCGGCTACGTGGCCTATTGGGCCGGCGGTTGCGTCCGCGATCGCTTGCTCGGGCGCACGCCCAAAGACTACGACGTCGCCACGAGCGCCCGGCCGGAACAAATCCGCCAAGTCTTCGGGCAGAAACGCACGTTGCCCCTCGGCGCCGCATTCGGCGTGATTACGGTGCTCGGTCCCAAGGAAGCGGGACAGATCGAGGTCGCCACGTTTCGCTGCGACGCCGGTTACTCCGACGGCCGACGGCCCGACGCAGTGACCTTCAGCGACGCTCGGGAAGACGCCCTGCGCCGCGACTTCACCATCAACGGCATGTTCTTCGACCCGTTGACGGAACAAGTGATTGACTACGTGGGCGGGCGCGCCGATCTGGAAGATCAACACATTCGCGCCATCGGCGACCCCTTCGCGCGGATCGCGGAGGACAAACTGCGGATGCTCCGCGCAGTCCGCTTTGGAGCCCATTTCGGCTTTGCGATCGAGGAGCAAACACTGGCCGCAGTCCGGCAATCCGCTGCGCAAGTTCAAGTGGTCAGCGCGGAACGCATCTCGCAGGAAATGCGACGGATGTGGACGGATCCGCATCGGGTGCGCGCCTTGGAATTGCTGCTGGAGGCGGAGCTACTGCCGCAGATCCTGCCGGAAATCGCGGCGTTGATCGGGCGACAATCGGTCGAGCTAGCCGAAGGCCCCTGCGACGTCTGGCACTATTTGTTACGCGTGGTGAGCGCCGTGGAACAACCCAAGTTCTCGCTCGTCGCGGCGGCCGTCTTGCACGTCCTGGCGATCCCGCTCAGCAACTCAGACGACGCGGCGCCGGAGCAAGAAGCGGCTCGTCAGGCGGAAGGCATCGGCCGGCGCTGGAAGCTCTCGAAACAAGAGATCGAGGAAATCCGATGGCTGGTGCGGCACCAAGTCTTGTGGCAAGGGGCGACCACCATGCCCTGGCCCAAGCTGCAACGACAACTAGTCGCGCCGCTGGCCGCCGAGTGGCTGCAACTGGCGCATGCCATGGCGCTCACCGGTCGCGGCAGCCTGGACGACATTGCCTACTGCCAGGAAAAGCTCGAATTGCCGACTGAAACTCTGAATCCACCACCGCTGGTCAACGGGCACGATTTGGCGGAACTGGGCATGGTCGAAGGCCCCCGCGTCGCAGGAGCCCTCGTGGCAATTCGCGACGCCCAACTGCTGGGCGAGATCCGCACGCGCGGCGAAGCGCTTGAATTCGCGAGAAAAAGGCTCTCCTAGCACGCTCCCGGCTCCAAAATGGATGCCTCTGTTGCTTGATATGCCGATCGGCGCGATAATCAAACGGGCGACCGGAAGACACTACCGACCAGGAACAGAGCTGTGTTGGCCAGGGTGCGAAGCTACTGGAGCGCAATGTCGGGCACGACCGCGGGGTTCGGTGATTCCGAAACCTGGTCGTGGCTGATCAGTTTGGCGCTTCACATGGCGGCCCTGGTTATTCTCGCGGCCGTCTGGTTGCAATCGCCCGTACGTGAATCGACGCTGGTCATCAACTCGATCGACTACGAGCCGATCACGCCCGAGGAACTGCGGGTTGAGGCCAGCGACGTCCCTACCGAGTTCGGGGCCGCGGGCGAGTCCGGCTTGAACAGCGCCGTGGCGCTCGCGCCGAACCTGGACGACATCTCCGAATCGCCGCGGATGACCGACCCGGTCGAGGTAATGGCCCCGACCGTCACGGTTAATCTCAGCACGGAGATCCCGACCGCGCCGCGATTGGATGAAACGCTCGTCATCAAAGGCGAGGCGGGCGAATCCGTCGCCGCGGCCACCGGGGCGATTGATCGTATCACGCAGGAAATCCTGCATTCGCTCGAACAGCGTCCGACGCTGGTCGTCTGGGTGTTCGATCAATCGGCCAGCTTGCAGCCGCAGCGCGAGGAAATTCACGCCAAGTTCGAGCGGATTTACGAAGAGCTCGGTGCGCTCAAGGCCAGCGGCAACGAGGCGTTCACCAAGCACGCGGAAACGCCGCTACTGACGTCGATCGTCGCCTTCGGCCAGGACGTGGCGTTTCTCACGCCGCAACCGACCGCCGACGTGAAGGTCATGAAGCGGGCGATCAAGGGCATCGAGAACGATCCCACCGGCGTGGAGCACGTGTTTAATGCCGTGAAACTCAGCACCGAACGGTACCGGCGCTTCCGGCAGGGAAACGCCGCCGAGCGGCGCAACGTGATGATCGTGATCTTCACAGACGAGTGCGGCGACGATCAGGATTTAGCCGATCCCACGACGTTGCTTTGCCAGCGATTGCAGATCCCGGTCTACATCGTCGGTGTGCCGGCGCCATTCGGGCGCGAGGAAATCCTGGTCCGCTTCCGCGATACCGACCCGAACTTCGATCAATCGGAACGCTACCTGCCTGTGCGACAGGGGCCGGAAACCGTGCGGCCGGAAAACGTGCAGCTCGCGTTTATCGGTTCCGGCGGGCGCGACGACGAATTCGAACGACTCGACTCCGGCTTCGGCCCGTATGCCCTGACGCGACTGTGCTACGAGACCGGCGGAATCTACTTCTCTGTGCATCCCAACAACGCGGCAGTCGGCGGCCGTGGCGGGCGCACTGACCTGATGGCCTCGAACCTGGCGTTCTTCTTCGAGCCGGATGTGATGCGAAGTTATCGGCCCGAATACATTCCGCTGGACAAGTATCAGTCGAAACTCAATCAAAACCGCGCCTGCGTGGCGCTGGTCGACGCGGCGGAATTTTCTCTCGTCGATCCGATGCAGGATCCGCGGCTCTTCTTCCCGGTGCAAAATGAGGCCCAATTGAAGCGCGATCTGGACGTCGCCCAGCGCGCCGCGGCGATTCTCGAACCGAAGCTGCGCCAGCTTCACGAAATCCTGAAACGCGGCGAAGCGGATCGCGCGAAGCTCACCAACCTGCGCTGGCAGGCCGGGTATGATCTCGCGCTGGGTCGCGTCTTGGCCGCCCGCGCGCGGACCGAAGGCTACAACGCCATGCTCGCCAAGGCCGAACAGGGGATGACATTCCAAGAAGAACGCGACGACACTTGGGTGCTGCGGAGCGACGACGAAATCAGCGCCGGCAGCACGATCGAGAAGTTCGCCAATCAGGCCCAGGAGCTGCTGACGCGCGTGATCGAACAGCATCCGGACACGCCTTGGGCGCTGTTGGCGAAGCGCGAATTGCGCGACCCGATGGGCTGGAAATGGACCGAACGCCGCACCGGCGTCACCGATCCGCCGCCACCGCAAGGCAACGCTCCGCCTCCGCCGCCGAGCAACGATCCCCCGGCGCCGCCTCCGAAGCCGTTGCGCGATATTCGACTGTAACTCGACACCAGCCCGACTATACGTTTTCCGGCGTGGGATGTTTCCAATCCCCGCGATACTTTCTCGCCAGGCGATTGTTCGCCTCTTCGTCGTCGACGACGCGCCCTTTCTCAGCGTCCCATTTCAGGCTGCGGCCGAGCTCCATCGAAAGGTTTGCCAGGATGCAACAGGAGGACGAGATATACCCTTGCTCGATGTCGGCGACCGGGCGCTGACCATCGCGGCGGGCCTCCAGAAAATTCTTCATGTGCGCGCGGGTGGCCGGCGCGGCGAAGATCTCCGTCTCTTTGTGCTGCGCGTCTTCGGGATATTGCGCGGTCTCGTCGAGCCAATCGACATGCACGGGCGCGCCGCTTCCCTTGGGGATGAAATCGTACGACCAGACGCTGAGCTTGAGCGTCCCCTTGTCGCCGTAGAGCGTCGCGCCCCAGGGATAATCCGGCTCCGGATTCGCGCCCCAATTGCGCTGCGTCCAGACGAGTTGCGTGTCGCCGTAGTCGAACAGCGCGGTTTGCGTGTCGTGCATGTTCGATGTCGAGTTCGGACCACGCATCAGCATCCCGCCGGTCGCGGAGATGCTCTTCGGCCAGCCGAGATCGAGGTGGTAGCGGACCACGTCGTACAGGTGGACGCAAAGATCGCCGGTTTGGCCGTTGCTGAATTCCCGGCAGGAGCGCCACGCGCGGGGATGAATGCCAGGGCTGTACTCGCGCCAATCGGCGGGCCCAACGTACATCTCCCAATCGAGGTTCTCCGGCGGCGCTTGCGCGGCCGGGAAGTCGCCGCCGGCCCCGTAGTAGCTGTGGATATCAACGTAGGCGACCTTGCCGAGCGCGCCGCTGCGGATGTAGCGATCCCGGGCTTCCAACAAGTGCTTCGTGCTGCGGCGCTGCAAGCCAACCTGGACCGTGCGGTTGTATTTGCGCGCGGCGGCAACCATTGCCTGGCCCTCGACGACGTCATAGCTGATCGGCTTCTGCACGTAGACGTCGGCGCCAGCCTTGCAGGCCTCGACCATCGGCAGGCAATGCCAGTGATCGGGAGTGCCGATCAGCACGATCTCAGGCTTCTGGTCGGCCAGCAGTTTGCGGTAGTCGCCGTACGTCGGCGGTTTCTGCTTGGACTTTTGTCGTGTCGAGACAATTTCCGACGCTTCATCCGCGGCTTTGCTATCGACATCGCAAACGCCGACGACGTCGACCGGGGCGACTTGCATCAGATGGTTCAGATCGGTCTTCCCATACCACCCGCACCCGATCAATGCGACGCGCGGCGAGGCTTCCTCGGCCAGGGCGAACGCCCGCGTTTGAATCGCCAACAGAGACGCCGCACCGCCTAAGCCCGCCTTGAGTACATCGCGCCGTTGCATGAGTCCGCCTCAGTGGAAGTGAATTCGAGAAGTGTCCGCGTGTGTTGGTATTGTGTCCAACCGGCCACCAGCGTGGCAAGCATCTGAGGGTACTACGTCACGAAAATAAAGCCGTCCGCCAAGGTGGACTAGCGTCAACGCCCAGTTATACTGCCGCCATCGCACGCACTCTGGAGACGTCCATGTCGCCCACATCCATCTTTTCACGTCGTCAACTTCTCGCGGGCTGCGCTCTCGGTGGAGCCGCCACGTTGGCCTTACGAGACCATGCTGTCGCACAAACCGCGGAAGCCGCCACACAGGGCCTCCCGCCGCTCAAGATCAACAAGGTCCGGGCGATCACTACTGCGCCGGATCGCGTACGGCTCGTCGTCGTAAAAGTGGAAACCAACGAGCCGGGCTTATACGGCTTGGGCTGCGCCACGTTCAATCAGCGACCGCTGGCCGTGGTCGAAGCCGTGGAAAAATACCTCGATCCGTTCGCGCGCGATCGGAGCGCCGACGACATCGAAGACATGTGGCAGAACGCTTACACCAGTTCTTATTGGCGTAACGGGCCGGTGCTGAACAACGCCCTCAGCGGCCTCGATATGGCCCTCTGGGACATCAAGGGCAAGCGGGCCGGCATGCCGGTGTACCAATTGCTCGGCGGCAAATGCCGTTTCGCCGTGGACCTGTACGCGCATGCCAGCGGGCGTGAGCCGAAGGAAGTCGAAGACAGCGCGCGATCCTACATCGAGCAGGGATTCCGGCATGTGCGCATTCAGATGGGTTCGTACGGCTCCGGGCATCTCTCGGAGAATCCCGATTTTCGCGACGCCGGCTTTGGGCTGCCCGCGGACGATCACATGGATAGCGGCCCGTACTTGAAGGCCATGCCGAAGTTGTTCGATCACATCCGACAGACGCTCGGCGACAAGATCGAACTCTTGCACGACATTCACGAGCGCGTGAATCCGATCGAGGCGATTCAACTCGTCAAGGAACTGGAAAAGTACCGGCCGTTCTTTATCGAGGATCCGTTCGCTCCGGAGCAAAACGGGTACTTTCCCATTCTGCGTCAACAAACGGCCTGCCCGATTGCGATGGGCGAGTTGTTCAACAACCCGCACGAATGGGTCGACCTGATCACGAATCGCTGGATCGATTTCATCCGCGTGCATCTCTCGCAAATTGGCGGTCTGACGCCGGCTCGCAAGCTTGCCGTGCTGGCCGAACATTTCGCCGTGCGCTCCGCCTGGCACGGCCCGAGCGACGTCTCGCCCGTCGGGCACGCCTGCAACGCGCACCTCGATCTGGCGATCCACAACTTCGGCATCCAGGAAGGCCCGCGATTCTCCGACAAGCTCAAGGAAGTCTTCCCAGGCTGCCCGGAAATCAAGAATGGCTACCTGCACGTCAACGAGAAACCAGGTTTCGGCGTGGACCTCAACGAG
The sequence above is a segment of the Planctomycetia bacterium genome. Coding sequences within it:
- a CDS encoding pentapeptide repeat-containing protein, encoding MNQPKFINDDAFRALRAGDVDAFHRMTAGRATIDFTEGDLRAADLRKADLSKVILRGAYLKLADLRGCDLRHMDLEGCSLHQAKIGGTYFPLNVAAEEIRLSVQEGTRIRVGTAR
- a CDS encoding vWA domain-containing protein; translation: MSGTTAGFGDSETWSWLISLALHMAALVILAAVWLQSPVRESTLVINSIDYEPITPEELRVEASDVPTEFGAAGESGLNSAVALAPNLDDISESPRMTDPVEVMAPTVTVNLSTEIPTAPRLDETLVIKGEAGESVAAATGAIDRITQEILHSLEQRPTLVVWVFDQSASLQPQREEIHAKFERIYEELGALKASGNEAFTKHAETPLLTSIVAFGQDVAFLTPQPTADVKVMKRAIKGIENDPTGVEHVFNAVKLSTERYRRFRQGNAAERRNVMIVIFTDECGDDQDLADPTTLLCQRLQIPVYIVGVPAPFGREEILVRFRDTDPNFDQSERYLPVRQGPETVRPENVQLAFIGSGGRDDEFERLDSGFGPYALTRLCYETGGIYFSVHPNNAAVGGRGGRTDLMASNLAFFFEPDVMRSYRPEYIPLDKYQSKLNQNRACVALVDAAEFSLVDPMQDPRLFFPVQNEAQLKRDLDVAQRAAAILEPKLRQLHEILKRGEADRAKLTNLRWQAGYDLALGRVLAARARTEGYNAMLAKAEQGMTFQEERDDTWVLRSDDEISAGSTIEKFANQAQELLTRVIEQHPDTPWALLAKRELRDPMGWKWTERRTGVTDPPPPQGNAPPPPPSNDPPAPPPKPLRDIRL
- a CDS encoding alpha/beta fold hydrolase produces the protein MYASTVVGRLAVLCLALGITSPIGAAEPDGESATAGVGIWEGTLDVGAAKLRLAFHFERDGDGIWTGKMDSPDQGALGLPLDTVVWKDGAVECGMQAIRGGFKGKLDADGQQLTGEWSQAGQSFPLVLKRVKEVTKVERPQEPKPPFPYREEEVAFDGASDGIHLAGTLTLPPGDGPFATAILISGSGQQDRNETVFNHKPFLILADALARRGIAVLRVDDRGVGGSSGEVAKATTLDFADDVRAELKYLQGRAEIDSRRIGLIGHSEGGLIAPMVAAGNSDVAFVVLLAAPGVTGEETVYRQSELISRAMGADDAAIAQNRLLQELFFGILREGLDEQATEAKLEAKLRDFVKETFAKLPEAERAKLDTQQEFLNQQIKVVQSPWFRFFFAHDPRTALSKLRCPVLALNGEKDVQVDPKQNLPELEKALAAAKNDDVTLREMKGLNHLFQTCKTGALSEYAQLTETFSPAALELIGDWVVERTKR
- a CDS encoding heparan-alpha-glucosaminide N-acetyltransferase domain-containing protein, whose translation is MNKPEAAPAATPGRLISLDALRGFDMFWIVAAEEIVEGLHHLSPSRFIEGVQRQLTHVEWEGFVFYDLIFPLFVFIAGISLPLSISRRLEQGESRATIAGHLAWRAAILFLLGIIYNGGMRSGWSDIRVFSVLGRIAISSLGAGLIYLYFRPRGQIAWFVAALFGYWAALTFIPVPDYGAGDYSPLGNLTRYVDQQLLIGRPHFKEWGFDPEGILSAIPAVGTCLLGVFCGQILQRCDWSSSRKAGSIALLGVACLAAGYGWGQSFPIIKSIWTSSFVLAAGGYSCLLLAAFYLLIDVWGFRAWAFPFVVIGANPLVIYLATNFVPFQDLADRLVGGGVAEALGSSAMLVNALVQFALGFALLYWLYRRRIHIRI
- a CDS encoding enolase C-terminal domain-like protein yields the protein MSPTSIFSRRQLLAGCALGGAATLALRDHAVAQTAEAATQGLPPLKINKVRAITTAPDRVRLVVVKVETNEPGLYGLGCATFNQRPLAVVEAVEKYLDPFARDRSADDIEDMWQNAYTSSYWRNGPVLNNALSGLDMALWDIKGKRAGMPVYQLLGGKCRFAVDLYAHASGREPKEVEDSARSYIEQGFRHVRIQMGSYGSGHLSENPDFRDAGFGLPADDHMDSGPYLKAMPKLFDHIRQTLGDKIELLHDIHERVNPIEAIQLVKELEKYRPFFIEDPFAPEQNGYFPILRQQTACPIAMGELFNNPHEWVDLITNRWIDFIRVHLSQIGGLTPARKLAVLAEHFAVRSAWHGPSDVSPVGHACNAHLDLAIHNFGIQEGPRFSDKLKEVFPGCPEIKNGYLHVNEKPGFGVDLNEELAAKYPLPENPGFWTPVRRRDGTAVRP
- a CDS encoding Gfo/Idh/MocA family oxidoreductase; the protein is MQRRDVLKAGLGGAASLLAIQTRAFALAEEASPRVALIGCGWYGKTDLNHLMQVAPVDVVGVCDVDSKAADEASEIVSTRQKSKQKPPTYGDYRKLLADQKPEIVLIGTPDHWHCLPMVEACKAGADVYVQKPISYDVVEGQAMVAAARKYNRTVQVGLQRRSTKHLLEARDRYIRSGALGKVAYVDIHSYYGAGGDFPAAQAPPENLDWEMYVGPADWREYSPGIHPRAWRSCREFSNGQTGDLCVHLYDVVRYHLDLGWPKSISATGGMLMRGPNSTSNMHDTQTALFDYGDTQLVWTQRNWGANPEPDYPWGATLYGDKGTLKLSVWSYDFIPKGSGAPVHVDWLDETAQYPEDAQHKETEIFAAPATRAHMKNFLEARRDGQRPVADIEQGYISSSCCILANLSMELGRSLKWDAEKGRVVDDEEANNRLARKYRGDWKHPTPENV
- a CDS encoding FxsA family protein, which translates into the protein MSSYVLLGSAMFGRLFLLFTLGPLIELALLIYVSDLFGWKTTLGVVISTGLFGAWLVRREGWRAWNRFHGDLNAGRMPADSLVDGLMVFTGGVLLITPGVLSDLIGISLVFPPTRALLRRYARTRIQFRATGFGTGASTSQAASGPHDQIIDVRVVERANPEG
- a CDS encoding type II toxin-antitoxin system RelE/ParE family toxin, which codes for MPKLSLKVKAEAYDEIAEVFDWYAARSEKAAQEFRAALRVAQDSAVNQPEWAEKYLHDTRRISLRRFPHSIIFRQKDDEIVIIAVAHAKRDEAYWENR
- a CDS encoding addiction module protein; translation: MATSTNLTELYQAALKLPLSDRADLAATLMESVKAAETHDRSDPWAEEIRRRVEDLESGKAVLLTWEEVERRLAERYAKAKSES
- a CDS encoding CCA tRNA nucleotidyltransferase, producing the protein MKTHDPDAQLAFAHRVVRELRDFGYVAYWAGGCVRDRLLGRTPKDYDVATSARPEQIRQVFGQKRTLPLGAAFGVITVLGPKEAGQIEVATFRCDAGYSDGRRPDAVTFSDAREDALRRDFTINGMFFDPLTEQVIDYVGGRADLEDQHIRAIGDPFARIAEDKLRMLRAVRFGAHFGFAIEEQTLAAVRQSAAQVQVVSAERISQEMRRMWTDPHRVRALELLLEAELLPQILPEIAALIGRQSVELAEGPCDVWHYLLRVVSAVEQPKFSLVAAAVLHVLAIPLSNSDDAAPEQEAARQAEGIGRRWKLSKQEIEEIRWLVRHQVLWQGATTMPWPKLQRQLVAPLAAEWLQLAHAMALTGRGSLDDIAYCQEKLELPTETLNPPPLVNGHDLAELGMVEGPRVAGALVAIRDAQLLGEIRTRGEALEFARKRLS